In Myxococcota bacterium, a single window of DNA contains:
- a CDS encoding pyridoxine 5'-phosphate synthase, with protein sequence MSERRLVVNVDHVATVRQARRGLEPDPVTAAALAQLGGADGIVVHLREDRRHIQDRDVRLLRQTVHGQFCLEMAATQEMLKVALEVRPSSVTLVPERREELTTEGGLDVQSRIGEIGEIVRALGDGGVRSCLFVDPDLEQIKAAHRVGSRAVEIHTGRYAERGPDHENEVRRIEDAIRLAAKLHLEIGVGHGLDYRNVARLARIG encoded by the coding sequence CGTGGCCACCGTGCGGCAGGCGCGGCGCGGGCTCGAGCCGGATCCAGTCACGGCCGCGGCGCTCGCGCAGCTCGGCGGCGCCGACGGCATCGTGGTGCACCTGCGCGAGGACCGGCGGCACATCCAGGACCGCGACGTGCGGCTGCTGCGCCAGACCGTGCACGGCCAGTTCTGCCTCGAGATGGCCGCGACCCAGGAGATGCTCAAGGTCGCCCTCGAGGTGCGCCCGAGCTCGGTGACGCTCGTGCCCGAGCGCCGCGAGGAGCTCACCACCGAGGGCGGGCTCGACGTGCAGAGTCGGATCGGCGAGATCGGCGAGATCGTGCGGGCGCTGGGCGACGGCGGCGTGCGCAGCTGCCTGTTCGTCGACCCCGACCTCGAGCAGATCAAGGCCGCCCACCGCGTGGGCTCGCGCGCGGTCGAGATCCACACCGGCCGCTACGCCGAGCGCGGCCCCGACCACGAGAACGAGGTGCGGCGCATCGAGGACGCGATCCGGCTCGCCGCGAAGCTCCACCTCGAGATCGGCGTGGGTCACGGGCTCGACTACCGCAACGTCGCGCGCCTGGCGCGCATCGG